A section of the Clostridium omnivorum genome encodes:
- a CDS encoding D-alanine--D-alanine ligase family protein, translating into MKKKVAVLFGGQSTEHEVSRVSAASVIRNIDQKQFDIYPIGITKDGKWYEYVGSIDNIESGAWEKDEYYKTPEAQKFLFNKEVDIVFPVLHGLYGEDGTIQGLCKLLNLPCVGPSVMSSAVCMDKVYTKYLLENFDIKQAEYVVVNLHEYKDDEKRIIDTIEKKLNYPVFIKPSNSGSSVGITKAHNREELVNGLIMALKYDRKVLVERAINAREIEVAVLGNDYPKASIPGEIIPAKEFYDYEAKYQNEASKLLIPAALSNEKLEDVKKLAVKIYSILDCAGMARVDFLVDKDTEEVYLNEVNTIPGFTKISMYPKMWEASGIPYTELINNLIELAVERNNN; encoded by the coding sequence ATGAAAAAGAAAGTAGCCGTATTATTTGGTGGACAATCAACAGAACATGAAGTTTCAAGAGTATCAGCAGCTTCAGTAATAAGAAATATTGACCAGAAGCAGTTTGATATATATCCTATAGGAATCACTAAGGACGGAAAGTGGTATGAGTATGTTGGAAGTATAGATAATATTGAAAGTGGAGCTTGGGAGAAAGATGAATATTATAAAACGCCTGAAGCACAAAAGTTCTTATTTAATAAAGAGGTTGATATAGTATTTCCTGTGCTGCATGGTCTATATGGTGAAGATGGAACAATTCAAGGACTTTGCAAACTACTAAATCTTCCTTGTGTTGGACCTTCCGTAATGTCATCTGCAGTTTGTATGGATAAAGTGTATACTAAATACCTTTTAGAGAACTTTGATATAAAGCAAGCTGAGTATGTTGTTGTAAATTTACATGAATATAAAGATGATGAAAAAAGGATAATAGATACTATAGAAAAGAAATTAAATTATCCTGTTTTCATAAAACCATCTAACAGTGGATCTTCAGTTGGAATAACAAAGGCACATAACAGAGAAGAGCTAGTTAATGGATTAATTATGGCATTAAAATATGATAGAAAGGTATTAGTTGAGAGAGCTATAAATGCAAGAGAAATAGAAGTTGCAGTATTAGGCAATGATTATCCAAAGGCTTCAATACCTGGGGAAATAATACCCGCAAAGGAATTTTATGATTATGAAGCTAAGTATCAAAATGAAGCATCAAAGTTATTAATTCCAGCAGCCTTAAGTAATGAAAAATTAGAGGATGTTAAAAAGTTAGCTGTAAAAATATATAGTATATTGGATTGTGCAGGTATGGCCAGAGTTGATTTCTTAGTAGATAAGGATACCGAGGAAGTATATCTAAATGAGGTAAATACAATACCAGGCTTTACTAAAATAAGTATGTATCCAAAGATGTGGGAGGCATCTGGAATTCCATATACAGAACTTATCAATAATCTTATTGAACTTGCTGTAGAGAGAAATAACAATTAG
- a CDS encoding MalY/PatB family protein has product MYNFDEVTDRISEKCRKWNREIIEKNFGDVPKDYIPMWIADMDFKIPGEMKKAFNDAIERGVFGYTYCYEEFYEAVIDWQKEMHGVDIKKEWITLSYGTVSTIHYAIQAFCNAGDYIIMNTPVYDPFDAAASRQGVNRIYNSLLEVNGRYEIDFQSLKCQLEQYRPKLYLFCSPHNPSGRIWSIEELEEIARLCKKTDTILVVDEVHAEHIHYGRFNSVLRLESCMSNLILLSSPNKGFNLGGLKTSYSVIPDDSIRMLFRKMLEKNSITSPNVFGIIGLIAAYKECRQWLKEVNEYIKGNYELFESYIEKNIPNLRVMKMESSYLVWVDIKSTKLNSAEVTSVLATKVGVLVENGAHFVSDGEGYIRVNLGTQRRNVIEALERMKKVLGDE; this is encoded by the coding sequence ATGTATAATTTTGATGAAGTTACAGATAGGATAAGTGAAAAGTGCAGAAAATGGAATAGGGAAATTATTGAGAAGAACTTTGGTGATGTACCAAAGGATTATATTCCCATGTGGATAGCAGATATGGATTTTAAAATACCCGGGGAAATGAAAAAGGCCTTTAATGATGCTATTGAAAGAGGTGTATTTGGTTATACCTATTGCTATGAAGAGTTTTATGAGGCTGTTATTGATTGGCAGAAGGAAATGCATGGAGTTGATATTAAAAAGGAATGGATAACACTTTCTTATGGAACAGTATCTACAATACATTATGCTATACAGGCATTTTGTAATGCAGGAGATTATATTATTATGAATACTCCAGTTTATGATCCTTTTGATGCGGCTGCAAGCAGGCAAGGAGTAAACAGAATTTATAATTCTCTACTAGAAGTGAATGGCAGATATGAGATAGATTTTCAAAGCCTTAAATGTCAATTGGAACAGTACAGGCCTAAATTATATCTTTTTTGCTCTCCTCATAACCCCTCGGGAAGAATATGGAGTATTGAAGAGCTAGAAGAGATAGCAAGACTTTGCAAGAAAACTGATACCATATTAGTTGTGGATGAAGTACATGCAGAACATATACACTATGGAAGGTTTAATTCAGTACTAAGGCTTGAGAGCTGTATGAGCAATTTAATTCTTTTATCATCTCCAAACAAAGGCTTTAATTTGGGTGGGCTTAAAACCTCATATTCAGTAATACCAGATGATAGTATACGAATGCTTTTTAGAAAAATGCTTGAAAAAAATTCTATAACTTCTCCTAATGTGTTTGGAATTATTGGACTTATTGCGGCATATAAAGAATGCAGGCAGTGGCTCAAAGAAGTTAATGAGTATATAAAAGGAAATTATGAGCTTTTTGAGAGCTATATAGAAAAAAATATACCTAATTTAAGAGTAATGAAAATGGAGTCTTCATATCTTGTTTGGGTAGATATAAAAAGCACTAAATTGAATTCAGCAGAAGTTACCAGTGTACTTGCTACAAAAGTTGGAGTGCTTGTGGAGAATGGAGCTCATTTTGTTAGTGATGGAGAGGGATATATAAGAGTTAATTTAGGAACACAGAGAAGAAATGTAATTGAAGCCCTAGAAAGAATGAAAAAAGTTCTAGGAGACGAATAA
- a CDS encoding M24 family metallopeptidase, whose translation MDLKSRIERVRNQFIVHDTEAILISSPSNKFYLGNLYSSSGYILITRRSQYLIVDFRYYEEVKNESCIFEPVLMSKENNIYKIINLIILKEGIKRIGFEGQEISYDLYSEFSKLLKCELFSLDLSKIRMIKDADEIENIKAACKIADDAFNHIVGFIKDGISEREVENELVRYIKQRGGEKESFDTIVASGIRGALPHGKASEKTIKSGELITMDFGVRYKNYCSDITRTVALGTCQELLINIYNLVNFAGKEAIKGAKPGVTLGYLDSTAREIIEKGGYGKYFGHNLGHGLGIQVHEYPAVAPNSDEVLIEGMVITIEPGIYLPGVGGVRIEEDILITKGGGVSLTNSSRELITL comes from the coding sequence ATGGATTTAAAAAGCAGAATTGAAAGAGTTAGAAATCAATTTATAGTTCATGATACAGAGGCAATACTTATTAGCAGTCCTAGCAATAAATTTTATCTTGGAAATCTATATAGTAGTTCTGGATACATTCTTATAACTAGACGGAGTCAGTATTTAATAGTAGATTTTAGATATTATGAAGAGGTAAAAAATGAAAGCTGCATATTTGAACCTGTACTTATGTCTAAGGAAAACAATATATACAAAATAATAAACCTTATAATTTTAAAGGAAGGAATTAAAAGAATTGGATTTGAAGGCCAGGAGATTAGCTATGATTTATATAGTGAGTTTAGCAAGCTGCTGAAATGTGAGCTGTTTTCATTGGATTTATCAAAAATAAGAATGATTAAGGATGCAGATGAAATTGAAAATATAAAAGCAGCCTGTAAAATTGCAGATGATGCATTTAATCATATAGTAGGATTTATAAAAGATGGAATTAGTGAAAGAGAAGTAGAAAATGAATTAGTAAGATATATAAAACAAAGAGGCGGTGAAAAGGAATCCTTTGATACCATTGTGGCTTCGGGAATCAGGGGGGCTTTACCTCATGGCAAGGCTAGTGAAAAAACAATCAAAAGTGGCGAACTTATAACTATGGACTTTGGAGTTAGGTATAAAAATTATTGTTCAGATATAACAAGAACTGTAGCATTAGGAACTTGCCAAGAATTATTGATTAATATTTATAATCTAGTTAACTTTGCGGGTAAGGAAGCAATAAAAGGTGCTAAACCAGGAGTAACTCTAGGCTACTTGGATTCAACTGCAAGAGAGATTATTGAAAAAGGGGGATATGGGAAATATTTTGGACATAATTTAGGTCATGGGCTTGGAATTCAAGTGCATGAATATCCCGCAGTAGCTCCTAACAGTGATGAGGTTTTAATTGAAGGTATGGTAATAACTATTGAGCCTGGTATATATTTGCCTGGTGTAGGGGGAGTAAGAATTGAAGAGGATATTTTAATAACTAAAGGCGGAGGAGTATCTTTGACTAACAGTTCAAGAGAGCTAATTACTTTATAG
- a CDS encoding PTS fructose transporter subunit IIC encodes MVVKKKVVGSTTGSNNNNNENKNVSTKNSAWTEFSKHIMTGISYMIPVLIMGGLIGAISQLIPYVFFKIDPSISILDAINSGKYTGMSFSLLQLANIMESFGFTLFGFAIPLFAAFTANSIGGKTALAAGFIGGYVANKPVAMLASADGKWITKAPVASGFLGAILIAFIIGYFVKWLNNKIKMPHNWLAFKTTFLIPLISAVACMILMVFIITPFGGWVNSLIKSLLQAAGSTGQYVYALVLSATTAFDLGGPVNKAAGFVALGFTTEKVLPITARCLSIVIPSFGLGLTTLIDKKLVGRRVYDKQFYQGGKTAIFLAFMGISEGAIPFALERPAFTIPLYVVGAMIGSMTAIALGAVQWFPESAIWAWPLIKGIVPYITGLIVGSVFIAVVNIYYRNKLIKDGKLVVNE; translated from the coding sequence ATGGTAGTTAAGAAAAAAGTAGTTGGCTCAACTACGGGGAGCAATAATAATAATAATGAAAATAAAAATGTATCAACAAAGAATTCTGCTTGGACAGAATTTAGTAAGCATATAATGACAGGAATATCCTATATGATTCCAGTACTTATAATGGGAGGTCTTATCGGGGCTATATCTCAGCTAATACCATACGTATTCTTTAAAATAGATCCTTCAATTTCTATATTAGATGCTATAAATTCAGGCAAATATACCGGTATGAGTTTTTCTCTTCTTCAATTAGCCAATATAATGGAGAGCTTCGGGTTTACGCTGTTTGGTTTTGCAATTCCACTATTTGCAGCATTTACAGCTAACTCCATAGGTGGGAAAACTGCACTTGCAGCAGGATTTATTGGAGGTTATGTAGCTAACAAGCCTGTAGCTATGCTAGCTTCAGCTGATGGTAAATGGATAACTAAAGCACCAGTTGCTTCAGGTTTTCTAGGTGCAATATTAATTGCTTTTATAATCGGATATTTTGTAAAATGGCTTAATAATAAAATTAAAATGCCTCATAACTGGCTAGCATTTAAGACTACATTTTTAATACCACTAATATCTGCTGTTGCTTGCATGATTTTAATGGTATTTATAATCACCCCATTTGGCGGATGGGTGAATAGCCTTATAAAGAGCTTGCTTCAAGCAGCAGGAAGTACCGGTCAATACGTTTATGCTCTAGTATTATCAGCAACAACTGCTTTTGATTTAGGAGGACCAGTAAATAAAGCTGCTGGATTTGTTGCTCTAGGCTTCACAACAGAGAAAGTTTTACCAATAACAGCTAGATGCCTATCAATAGTAATACCTTCCTTTGGACTTGGGCTAACAACACTAATAGATAAAAAGCTTGTAGGCAGAAGAGTATATGACAAGCAATTCTACCAAGGAGGAAAGACAGCAATATTCCTAGCATTCATGGGAATTTCAGAAGGCGCTATACCATTTGCGCTTGAAAGACCAGCTTTTACAATACCTCTTTATGTAGTTGGTGCTATGATTGGTTCTATGACAGCTATTGCACTAGGTGCAGTACAATGGTTCCCTGAATCAGCTATATGGGCTTGGCCATTAATTAAAGGTATTGTTCCTTATATTACTGGATTAATAGTTGGGTCAGTGTTCATAGCAGTTGTAAACATATATTATAGAAATAAGCTTATAAAGGACGGTAAGCTTGTAGTTAATGAATAA
- a CDS encoding PTS fructose transporter subunit IIB translates to MSKKLVALCACPMGLAHTFMAAEAIKKAALEMGYEVKVETQGADGIQNQLTPKDIKEADIILHAIAVTPQDMERFEGYELYEVGLQEVIKNPKGVIEEIEEDLAQ, encoded by the coding sequence ATGTCAAAAAAATTAGTAGCACTATGTGCCTGCCCTATGGGATTAGCTCATACTTTTATGGCAGCTGAGGCAATAAAGAAGGCTGCACTGGAAATGGGTTATGAAGTAAAAGTTGAAACTCAAGGAGCTGATGGCATTCAAAACCAGCTTACGCCAAAGGATATAAAGGAGGCAGATATAATACTTCATGCAATTGCAGTAACTCCTCAAGATATGGAAAGATTCGAGGGGTATGAACTTTATGAGGTTGGGCTTCAGGAAGTTATTAAAAATCCAAAGGGAGTGATAGAGGAGATTGAAGAAGATTTAGCTCAATAA
- a CDS encoding PTS sugar transporter subunit IIA, whose product MSEVFTREHISINVDLENKNDYLKYIAGLAVKLGITKEENGVYEGLIEREQEFETNLGFGIAIPHTKSCFVCKPAIIVIKPKDQVHWGGDYEENVKIIISILSPDKQEDNIHIKLLASLSRKLIYDEFKNALVNALSEEEIYKMVEEALNS is encoded by the coding sequence ATGAGTGAAGTGTTTACAAGGGAACACATAAGTATAAATGTAGATTTAGAAAATAAAAATGATTACTTAAAGTATATAGCAGGCTTAGCTGTAAAGCTTGGAATAACTAAGGAAGAGAATGGAGTTTACGAAGGGCTTATTGAAAGGGAACAGGAATTTGAGACTAATCTTGGCTTTGGAATTGCAATTCCACATACAAAATCATGTTTTGTATGCAAACCTGCAATAATAGTAATAAAACCAAAAGATCAGGTTCACTGGGGTGGTGATTATGAGGAGAATGTAAAGATTATTATAAGTATACTAAGTCCAGACAAGCAAGAGGACAATATTCACATTAAACTTCTTGCCAGCCTTTCAAGAAAGCTTATTTATGATGAGTTTAAGAATGCTCTAGTAAATGCTCTTAGTGAAGAAGAAATTTATAAAATGGTTGAGGAAGCTTTAAATAGTTAG
- a CDS encoding BglG family transcription antiterminator: MISKKHSMIVKYLIEKNEYVTAVELGQLIEVSVRTVKRYIKDLNYYLNKSGVEISSVKGIGYKLQGSAKEIKKISEEVSKFLEGLQMDDSLEGRITKAICVFLNYEYVNAEELSDRLNLSIPSTNKLITNVKDILKNYDLKIISKPHYGSKITGDEIKIRSLMLNYAIKIHENSLTEVRIENILDEEILDIEKIISEALKKNDVIVSDKDFNELLTRVIVSASRIRNKRVISNSAIKDSFKLENYELIQEIMEKVADNLKLVIDEREIQYVSSSCGIVAYNYNTRKTLIKDTNDEVNKFADETLQELSIITGIDFRKDIDFINAFIMHIKIYINRFRAGVKAKNPLLSQIKTKFPMETNLATIVAKKLEEEFNVTLDEDEIGFIAMHFGAAFERSKDKGGKKVCIICHYGIGTSRLLAEKLKRRISDINIIGTYPVRYLDMALEQDIDFIVSTVKLDKRNFKIPVLYIENVFSDEIINELNQIFNEKDERKKILRDTFNREAFFKISAENREEAIENLGRAMKSKGFIDDEVIAKVFERENMSSTDIGHLVAIPHTILDGEYKSIIGVGVLEKPIIWHKQEVQLIFMVCFNRKESYNFPVFKYLYNFIEDEGDVRSALKLFSFDKLMEILDAK, encoded by the coding sequence ATGATTAGTAAGAAACATTCTATGATAGTTAAATATCTTATCGAAAAAAATGAATATGTTACAGCTGTAGAGCTGGGTCAGCTCATTGAAGTTTCTGTAAGGACTGTAAAAAGATATATTAAAGATTTAAACTATTATCTTAATAAATCTGGTGTAGAGATATCCTCAGTTAAAGGGATTGGATATAAGCTTCAAGGTTCTGCTAAAGAAATTAAAAAGATTTCTGAAGAGGTAAGTAAATTTCTTGAAGGGCTTCAAATGGATGATTCCTTAGAAGGAAGAATAACAAAGGCCATATGTGTATTTTTAAACTATGAATATGTAAATGCAGAAGAGCTTAGTGATAGGCTGAACTTAAGTATACCTAGCACAAATAAACTTATTACAAATGTAAAGGATATACTTAAAAATTACGATTTAAAAATAATATCCAAGCCCCATTATGGCAGTAAAATAACTGGTGATGAAATTAAAATAAGATCCTTAATGCTTAACTATGCCATTAAAATTCACGAGAATTCTCTTACTGAAGTTAGAATAGAAAATATTCTTGATGAGGAAATACTGGATATTGAAAAAATAATATCAGAGGCTTTAAAGAAAAATGATGTAATTGTTTCTGATAAGGACTTTAATGAACTACTTACTAGAGTTATTGTTTCAGCATCAAGAATAAGAAATAAGAGAGTTATAAGTAATAGTGCTATTAAGGACAGCTTTAAGCTAGAAAACTATGAACTAATACAGGAAATTATGGAAAAGGTTGCTGATAATTTAAAGCTTGTGATTGATGAAAGAGAAATACAATATGTATCCTCCAGCTGCGGTATAGTGGCCTATAATTACAATACAAGGAAAACTTTAATAAAGGATACAAATGACGAAGTAAATAAGTTTGCTGATGAAACTCTTCAGGAGCTCAGTATAATTACTGGTATTGATTTTAGAAAGGATATAGATTTTATAAATGCTTTTATTATGCATATTAAAATTTATATAAATAGGTTTAGAGCAGGGGTAAAAGCTAAAAATCCACTACTAAGCCAGATAAAGACCAAGTTTCCCATGGAAACAAATTTAGCTACTATAGTTGCTAAGAAGCTGGAAGAGGAATTTAATGTTACATTAGATGAAGATGAAATTGGATTTATTGCAATGCATTTTGGAGCTGCCTTTGAAAGATCAAAGGATAAGGGTGGTAAAAAGGTATGTATAATTTGCCACTATGGAATAGGAACTTCTAGACTGCTGGCTGAAAAACTTAAAAGAAGAATAAGTGATATCAATATAATTGGTACCTATCCTGTAAGATACTTGGATATGGCATTAGAACAGGATATAGATTTTATAGTATCTACAGTAAAATTAGATAAAAGAAATTTTAAAATACCTGTGCTCTATATTGAAAATGTCTTTTCAGATGAAATAATTAATGAGCTGAATCAAATATTCAATGAGAAGGATGAGAGAAAAAAAATACTCCGTGATACTTTTAATAGAGAGGCGTTTTTTAAAATTAGTGCTGAAAATCGTGAAGAGGCAATTGAAAACTTAGGCAGAGCAATGAAATCCAAAGGTTTTATAGATGATGAAGTTATTGCAAAAGTGTTTGAAAGAGAAAATATGTCATCTACTGATATTGGTCATTTAGTGGCAATACCACATACTATTCTGGATGGAGAATATAAGTCCATTATAGGAGTAGGAGTGTTGGAAAAGCCTATAATATGGCATAAACAGGAGGTGCAGCTCATATTCATGGTTTGTTTTAATAGAAAAGAGAGCTACAATTTTCCAGTATTCAAATATCTATATAACTTTATTGAAGATGAAGGCGATGTAAGAAGTGCACTTAAGCTTTTTAGTTTTGATAAGCTTATGGAAATACTAGATGCGAAATAG
- a CDS encoding Sapep family Mn(2+)-dependent dipeptidase → MLNFSIEAEKYREEFLQLLEQWVSIKSVYDSESICDNRPFGEGVDKALKWFINIGNSNGFVTKNVDGFAAHIEYGIGGEYVYAFGHCDVVPEGDGWSSSPYKLSKTGDKLVGRGVIDDKGPVLAAYLALKLLKENNIKLNRRIRVVAGGNEENGFRCIRHYFESEPWPTYGFTPDAKFPVINGEMGAAVINISGNIGNKDLVVLGGEVHNTIPDYVIIKNCNIDEKSYKIRELLKSESLECNYFNDGIKLIGIGGHSSKPERANNPIEKCFKLLNSIMEEKWSCEFDKLFSGGNLSGTIFGLNIRGKCGTTKIVPTIIKIDKGIINLQLSVRYPELFAAEEIRAAIKDYFIEQGLNDYCIYVNNIKSPNYVDENSPLVKKLYNIYVKHTGDITNKVRVTSAGTYASEMKNSVIFGGEFPNGSSGNAHMANEYGSEDAFIKSIGIYAEAFYELCKL, encoded by the coding sequence ATGTTGAATTTTTCTATAGAAGCTGAAAAATATCGAGAAGAATTTTTACAGCTTCTAGAACAGTGGGTTAGCATAAAATCTGTATATGACTCAGAAAGTATATGTGACAATAGGCCTTTTGGAGAAGGTGTTGACAAAGCTCTGAAGTGGTTTATAAATATAGGAAATAGTAATGGATTTGTAACAAAAAATGTGGATGGTTTTGCAGCTCATATAGAATATGGTATCGGAGGAGAATATGTATATGCCTTTGGTCACTGTGACGTAGTGCCTGAAGGAGATGGCTGGAGTAGTAGCCCTTATAAGCTTTCAAAGACTGGAGATAAGCTTGTAGGCAGAGGGGTTATAGATGATAAGGGGCCAGTATTAGCGGCCTATTTAGCTCTTAAACTCTTAAAGGAAAATAATATTAAACTTAATAGAAGAATAAGGGTTGTTGCAGGTGGTAATGAGGAAAATGGATTTAGATGTATAAGACACTACTTTGAAAGTGAACCTTGGCCTACGTATGGATTTACCCCAGATGCTAAATTTCCTGTTATTAATGGAGAGATGGGAGCAGCTGTAATAAATATTAGTGGGAATATTGGTAATAAGGATTTAGTAGTCTTAGGTGGGGAAGTTCATAACACTATACCAGATTATGTTATAATAAAGAACTGCAATATAGATGAAAAGAGCTATAAAATTAGAGAGCTTTTAAAAAGTGAAAGCTTGGAATGCAACTACTTCAATGATGGCATAAAGCTAATTGGAATAGGAGGGCACTCTTCAAAGCCTGAAAGGGCAAATAATCCTATAGAAAAGTGTTTTAAGCTTTTGAATAGTATTATGGAAGAAAAGTGGTCTTGTGAATTTGATAAGTTGTTTTCAGGAGGCAACCTAAGTGGAACTATTTTTGGATTAAATATAAGAGGGAAATGTGGAACTACAAAAATAGTGCCTACAATAATCAAAATAGATAAGGGTATAATTAACCTACAATTAAGCGTGAGATATCCAGAACTATTTGCAGCTGAAGAGATAAGAGCAGCTATAAAGGATTATTTTATAGAACAAGGTTTAAATGATTATTGTATTTATGTTAATAATATTAAAAGCCCTAACTATGTTGATGAAAACTCGCCTCTAGTTAAAAAATTATATAATATATACGTAAAGCATACTGGAGATATTACAAATAAAGTTAGAGTAACTAGTGCAGGAACCTATGCTTCAGAAATGAAGAATTCAGTGATATTTGGAGGAGAGTTCCCCAATGGCTCTTCAGGTAATGCGCATATGGCTAATGAGTATGGAAGTGAAGATGCTTTTATTAAATCCATAGGAATTTATGCAGAAGCTTTTTACGAATTATGCAAGTTATAA
- the ypeB gene encoding germination protein YpeB, translated as MQFTRKRIIYTIVVTLIVVFSTTFAVLMTLERMDYRNYLQGEYSKNMYELITSVDNIRLNLAKSAIAGSREQKIITFEEIYRHSSMANDKLHSLPIPQENIEGTSKFLAQVGDFCYSLVRASAEGRDLTDEEYNNLDRLKNESYNLQASLNNLLTDINQGKVKWGEIRKKASGVFAKSGGENAVSQKFTTIQKQVAQYPALIYDGPFSDNILEIKPKIYNEKDVTADQAKEVVNAAIGKDKIQNIELKTDGNNSKIDSYRFYVTIKGRDAKADKVTCEVSKKGGKIVYLLDSRSVGNATIDVKKAADIGTKYLENLGFKGMSPSYNLKYDNTVVINYIYKQDNVVIYPDQIKLKIALDDGSIVGIEAEKYLVSHEDNRKITAPKISGETAQSKISKRLTINNIRLAIVPTESNTEVLCYEFSGKYKQDNFIVYINASNGVEQRIIQIMNTPNGELTM; from the coding sequence ATGCAATTTACTAGAAAAAGAATTATTTATACTATTGTAGTTACTCTTATAGTAGTTTTTTCTACTACCTTTGCAGTTTTAATGACATTAGAAAGAATGGATTATAGAAACTATCTTCAAGGGGAGTACAGCAAGAATATGTACGAATTGATTACATCTGTAGATAATATAAGATTGAATCTAGCAAAATCAGCAATTGCTGGTTCTAGAGAACAAAAGATTATAACCTTTGAGGAAATTTATAGGCATAGTAGTATGGCAAATGATAAGCTGCATTCTCTTCCAATACCTCAAGAAAACATTGAGGGTACAAGTAAATTTCTTGCACAGGTAGGAGATTTTTGCTACAGCTTGGTAAGGGCTTCAGCAGAAGGTAGGGATTTAACTGATGAAGAATATAATAATTTAGATAGATTAAAGAACGAATCCTACAATCTACAGGCGTCACTTAACAACTTATTAACAGATATAAATCAGGGAAAAGTTAAATGGGGAGAAATAAGAAAAAAAGCTAGCGGAGTATTTGCTAAAAGCGGTGGTGAAAATGCAGTATCACAAAAGTTTACAACCATACAAAAACAAGTGGCTCAATATCCAGCACTAATCTATGATGGACCTTTTTCTGATAATATACTTGAAATAAAACCAAAAATATATAATGAAAAGGATGTAACTGCTGATCAAGCAAAAGAAGTAGTAAATGCTGCAATTGGAAAAGATAAGATACAAAATATTGAACTTAAAACTGATGGTAATAATTCCAAAATAGATTCCTACAGATTCTATGTAACAATAAAAGGTAGAGATGCTAAAGCTGATAAAGTGACCTGTGAGGTTAGTAAAAAAGGTGGAAAGATAGTTTATTTACTTGATAGCAGAAGCGTAGGAAATGCTACCATTGATGTTAAAAAGGCAGCTGATATTGGAACTAAATATTTGGAGAACTTAGGATTTAAGGGAATGTCACCTTCTTATAATTTAAAATATGATAATACAGTAGTAATAAACTATATATATAAGCAAGATAATGTGGTAATTTATCCAGACCAAATTAAATTGAAGATTGCTTTAGATGATGGAAGCATTGTTGGTATAGAGGCAGAAAAGTATCTTGTATCTCATGAAGATAATAGAAAAATCACTGCACCTAAGATTTCAGGTGAAACTGCACAGAGCAAAATAAGTAAAAGGCTTACAATTAATAATATAAGGCTTGCTATAGTTCCTACTGAATCTAACACTGAGGTTTTGTGCTATGAATTTTCCGGGAAATATAAACAGGATAATTTTATAGTATATATTAATGCAAGCAATGGGGTTGAGCAAAGGATAATCCAAATTATGAATACCCCTAATGGTGAACTTACTATGTAA